A window of Candidatus Binatia bacterium contains these coding sequences:
- a CDS encoding Nramp family divalent metal transporter codes for MAVVGPGIITANVDNDAGGITTYSLAGAQFGYGLLWTLIPITVALIVVQEMCARMGVVTGKGLADLIREQFGVKATFYVMVALLFANLTNTIAEFAGVAAALEIFGVSKYVSIPVAALLVWWLIVYGTYRRVEKVFLVACLFYVSYIISGFMARPPWGEVLTRMVVPEFSWRGEYLAMLIGVVGTTIAPWMQFYLQAAVVEKGVKLSNYRYSYYDVVVGCIVTDVVALFIIVACAATLYTHHISVQSAQDAALALAPLAGKYCAGLFAFGLFNASLFAASILPLSTAYYVCEGFGWETGIDNKFRDAPQFFGLYTALILLGSVFILIPGFPLLAVMYLSQVVNGILLPFVLIFILLLVNRTDLMGKYVNSRTYNIVAWSASAIMILLTVAMVGSLLIGGG; via the coding sequence ATGGCGGTGGTGGGGCCCGGCATCATCACGGCCAACGTCGACAACGACGCCGGCGGCATCACCACCTATTCGCTCGCCGGCGCGCAATTCGGTTATGGCCTGCTGTGGACACTGATCCCCATCACCGTGGCCCTCATCGTGGTGCAGGAGATGTGCGCCCGCATGGGAGTGGTCACCGGCAAGGGACTCGCCGACCTCATCCGCGAGCAGTTCGGCGTCAAGGCAACCTTCTATGTCATGGTCGCCCTGCTCTTCGCCAACCTGACCAACACGATCGCGGAGTTTGCCGGCGTCGCCGCCGCGCTCGAGATCTTCGGGGTATCGAAGTACGTTTCCATCCCGGTAGCGGCGTTGCTGGTGTGGTGGCTGATCGTCTACGGCACGTACCGCCGCGTCGAAAAAGTCTTCCTGGTCGCCTGCCTGTTTTACGTGTCGTACATCATTTCGGGATTTATGGCACGCCCCCCGTGGGGCGAGGTCCTCACGCGTATGGTGGTACCCGAGTTCAGCTGGCGCGGGGAGTACCTGGCGATGCTCATCGGCGTGGTCGGCACGACGATTGCCCCGTGGATGCAATTCTACTTGCAGGCCGCCGTCGTCGAGAAAGGCGTCAAGCTGTCGAATTACCGGTACTCCTATTACGACGTCGTGGTGGGCTGCATCGTGACCGACGTGGTCGCGCTGTTCATCATCGTCGCCTGCGCCGCCACTCTCTACACGCACCACATTTCGGTCCAGTCGGCACAGGACGCCGCGTTGGCGCTTGCACCATTGGCCGGGAAATACTGTGCTGGTCTGTTCGCCTTCGGCCTCTTCAACGCCTCGCTGTTTGCGGCCTCCATCCTGCCACTCTCGACCGCCTATTATGTCTGCGAAGGGTTCGGCTGGGAGACGGGAATCGACAACAAGTTTCGTGACGCGCCGCAATTTTTCGGATTGTACACGGCGCTGATCCTCCTCGGGTCCGTCTTCATACTGATTCCCGGGTTTCCTTTGCTGGCCGTGATGTACCTGTCACAGGTCGTCAACGGCATTCTGCTTCCGTTCGTGCTGATTTTCATTTTGCTCCTCGTCAACCGCACCGATCTGATGGGCAAGTACGTCAACTCGCGCACGTACAACATCGTCGCCTGGAGCGCCTCGGCGATCATGATCTTGTTGACCGTGGCGATGGTGGGCAGTCTGTTGATCGGAGGCGGGTGA
- a CDS encoding carbohydrate porin has protein sequence MPSAARGFILGEGRLNYNTEQTLETYYTLHAWHGVFIAVDLQYIRHPGYNRGRGPVIVPGFRVSSVRPE, from the coding sequence ATGCCCTCGGCGGCCAGGGGGTTTATCCTCGGAGAAGGCCGGCTCAACTACAACACGGAGCAAACCCTCGAAACCTACTATACGCTGCATGCGTGGCACGGCGTCTTCATAGCGGTCGACCTCCAGTACATTCGCCATCCCGGCTACAACCGCGGCCGCGGCCCGGTAATCGTTCCCGGATTCCGTGTTTCTTCCGTTCGTCCCGAGTAG
- a CDS encoding CBS domain-containing protein produces MTTPDRLPTNDMQGVVAEEGHSFVFFSALLNKPVCDSQGAWVGQLTDVAVSVAYMFPPVVSFVVQRGRWEPFALTGRWSDVVDIEGAAIRLGVPIHALKPSKMDAPGEILIREALLDKQIVDTSGAKVVRVNDLHFLKLGRCELRLIHVDVGTRGLVRRMGWESALDGLLRRVAPRAHYLSAERLIRWQYVQPLSLDPKAHNIRLSVLQRQLKELHPADIAEILTDLDTHDRATMFRSLDPETAADALAEVEDPRIQTQLIETVSQEHAADILEEMPPDEAADLLSELPQETSTALLHKMEIDEAQDVRELLTYAPDTAGGMMTTEFVALPAELTVEDTFAHLRSAAPDIENIYYLFVVDADRRLVGVLNLRHLIMAVPQAQLSEIMIRNPARVHHTDSRDTVAEIVEKYDLLALPVVDDNDVIVGMITVDDVVSHIANQAWKRKLGH; encoded by the coding sequence GTGTTCTTCTCGGCGCTGCTCAACAAGCCGGTGTGTGACTCGCAGGGGGCCTGGGTGGGACAGCTCACCGATGTGGCCGTGTCGGTGGCATACATGTTTCCTCCGGTCGTGAGTTTCGTCGTACAGCGGGGCCGCTGGGAACCGTTTGCGCTCACCGGCCGATGGAGTGACGTCGTCGACATCGAGGGAGCGGCAATCCGCCTCGGCGTGCCGATTCACGCGCTGAAGCCTTCGAAGATGGATGCCCCGGGCGAGATCCTCATTCGCGAGGCCCTGCTCGATAAGCAGATCGTCGATACCAGCGGCGCCAAGGTCGTCCGTGTCAACGACCTCCATTTCCTCAAGCTGGGGCGGTGCGAGCTGCGTCTGATCCATGTGGACGTCGGCACGCGTGGATTGGTGCGGCGGATGGGGTGGGAGTCCGCCCTCGACGGACTGCTGCGCCGCGTCGCGCCGCGGGCGCACTATCTCAGCGCCGAACGGCTCATCCGTTGGCAGTACGTCCAGCCGCTGTCGCTCGATCCGAAAGCCCACAACATTCGGCTCAGTGTGTTGCAGCGACAACTGAAGGAGCTGCACCCCGCGGACATCGCCGAGATCCTCACCGACCTCGACACGCACGACCGCGCCACCATGTTCCGCTCCTTGGATCCGGAGACCGCCGCCGACGCCCTGGCTGAAGTGGAAGATCCGCGCATTCAAACCCAGCTGATCGAGACGGTCTCACAGGAGCACGCGGCCGACATCCTGGAGGAAATGCCACCCGACGAGGCGGCCGACTTGCTCAGCGAGTTGCCGCAGGAAACCTCAACCGCCCTGCTGCACAAGATGGAGATCGACGAAGCACAGGACGTCCGCGAGTTGCTGACCTACGCGCCGGACACGGCGGGCGGCATGATGACCACCGAATTCGTCGCGCTCCCTGCCGAGCTCACAGTCGAAGATACCTTCGCGCACTTGCGCAGTGCCGCACCGGACATCGAGAACATCTACTACCTCTTCGTGGTGGATGCGGACCGGCGACTGGTCGGGGTCTTGAACCTGCGCCACCTCATCATGGCCGTGCCGCAAGCGCAGTTGAGCGAGATCATGATCCGCAACCCGGCACGCGTGCATCACACCGACAGCCGCGACACGGTCGCTGAGATCGTGGAAAAGTACGATCTGCTGGCTCTGCCCGTAGTGGATGACAACGACGTCATCGTGGGCATGATCACCGTGGACGATGTCGTCAGCCACATCGCCAACCAAGCATGGAAGCGCAAGCTGGGGCATTGA